A genomic stretch from Deinococcus metalli includes:
- a CDS encoding ketopantoate reductase family protein has protein sequence MKITIIGAGAIGGLAGAWMTEAGHDVTLVDRWAEHIDALKQHGLRVDGVRGERQYTVRALHPHELQGPLEAVLIATKSQHTLDALESVLPHFGPDTFVVSYQNGFNEPDIIARLEAAGVGGRERVMGSIPNYGGALVDPGYIEFVHEGPIQLGEMTGERTPRLAELAAALGALTEVQLSDNIWGQIWAKEVYSAQVVFSALADASVTETLGVERYARVAGAVVREALEIAEANGITVEAFDFFDPANYKPQTPEDTEKLLANIRHAIWLLKKDQKPATHQFKKKGSGIWWDIVYRGRPSEVRSSNGKLVAYAERVGADARLNAKLCEMIYEIEDGTRPLGFHNYDELEGYVQSLGKALP, from the coding sequence ATGAAGATCACCATCATCGGCGCGGGCGCCATCGGCGGGCTCGCCGGCGCCTGGATGACCGAGGCCGGGCACGACGTGACGCTCGTCGACCGCTGGGCTGAACACATCGACGCCCTCAAACAGCACGGCCTGCGCGTGGACGGCGTGCGCGGCGAGCGTCAATACACCGTCAGGGCGCTGCACCCCCACGAACTGCAGGGGCCGCTGGAGGCCGTGCTGATCGCCACGAAGTCCCAGCACACGCTGGACGCGCTGGAGAGCGTGCTGCCGCACTTCGGCCCCGACACCTTCGTCGTGTCGTACCAGAACGGTTTCAACGAGCCGGACATCATCGCGCGCCTGGAAGCGGCGGGTGTGGGCGGCAGGGAACGCGTGATGGGCTCCATTCCCAACTACGGCGGCGCCCTGGTCGATCCCGGCTATATCGAGTTCGTGCACGAGGGGCCGATCCAGCTCGGCGAGATGACCGGCGAGCGCACACCGCGCCTGGCGGAACTCGCCGCCGCGCTGGGCGCCCTGACCGAGGTGCAGCTCAGTGACAACATCTGGGGCCAGATCTGGGCCAAGGAGGTCTACAGCGCCCAGGTGGTGTTCAGCGCACTGGCCGACGCGTCCGTGACCGAGACGCTGGGGGTGGAACGCTACGCCCGCGTGGCCGGCGCGGTGGTGCGCGAGGCGCTGGAGATCGCGGAGGCGAACGGCATCACCGTCGAGGCCTTCGACTTCTTCGACCCCGCCAACTACAAGCCGCAGACGCCCGAGGACACCGAGAAGCTGCTGGCGAACATCCGGCACGCCATCTGGCTGCTCAAGAAGGACCAGAAGCCCGCCACGCACCAGTTCAAGAAGAAGGGCTCGGGCATCTGGTGGGACATCGTGTACCGGGGCCGCCCCTCCGAGGTGCGCTCCTCGAACGGCAAACTGGTCGCGTACGCCGAGCGGGTCGGGGCCGACGCGCGGCTGAACGCGAAGCTGTGCGAGATGATCTACGAAATCGAGGACGGCACCCGACCGCTGGGCTTCCACAACTACGATGAGCTCGAGGGCTACGTGCAGAGCCTCGGCAAGGCGCTGCCATGA
- the opp4C gene encoding oligopeptide ABC transporter permease, translating into MSDATLPTTRRRPADTPWRLFLRRFLRHRLAVTGLVVLCVLGLLAIFAPQIAPYAFDGQDLNIMGQPQPPSRAHLMGTDQLGRDAFTRVLYGARVSLAVGLASALLATLVGTLIGSLAGYYRGVIDSVLMRVTDVVLCIPLLPLVILLSGMLRPNVALLVGIIGILGWMGTARLVRGQFLSLREREFVEASRALGGSNNRIMFRHILPNALGPIIVATTLAVGSGIMLESALSFLGLGVQPPTPTWGNLLNYASQWLQSAPWLALFPGLMILITVLAVNFLGDGLRDALDPRS; encoded by the coding sequence ATGAGTGACGCCACCCTGCCCACCACCCGGCGCCGGCCCGCCGACACCCCGTGGCGGCTGTTCCTGCGCCGCTTCCTGCGGCACCGGCTGGCCGTGACCGGCCTGGTCGTGCTGTGCGTGCTGGGGCTGCTCGCCATCTTCGCGCCGCAGATCGCGCCGTACGCCTTCGACGGCCAGGACCTGAACATCATGGGCCAGCCGCAGCCGCCCAGCCGCGCCCACCTGATGGGCACGGACCAGCTCGGGCGCGACGCCTTCACCCGCGTGCTGTACGGCGCCCGCGTGTCGCTCGCGGTCGGCCTGGCCAGCGCCCTGCTCGCCACGCTGGTCGGCACCCTGATCGGCTCGCTGGCCGGGTACTACCGCGGCGTGATCGACAGCGTGCTGATGCGCGTGACCGACGTGGTGCTGTGCATCCCGCTGCTGCCGCTGGTGATCCTGCTCTCCGGCATGCTGCGCCCCAACGTGGCGCTGCTCGTCGGCATCATCGGCATCCTGGGCTGGATGGGCACGGCGCGGCTGGTGCGCGGCCAGTTCCTCAGCCTGCGCGAGCGCGAGTTCGTGGAAGCGTCCCGCGCGCTGGGCGGCAGCAACAACCGCATCATGTTCCGCCACATCCTCCCCAACGCCCTGGGGCCGATCATCGTCGCCACCACGCTCGCGGTGGGCAGCGGGATCATGCTCGAATCCGCCCTGTCGTTCCTGGGCCTGGGCGTGCAGCCGCCCACCCCCACGTGGGGCAACCTGCTGAACTACGCCAGCCAGTGGCTCCAGAGCGCGCCGTGGCTGGCCCTGTTCCCCGGACTGATGATCCTGATCACGGTCCTGGCCGTGAATTTCCTCGGCGACGGCCTGCGCGACGCGCTCGACCCGCGCAGCTGA
- a CDS encoding ABC transporter permease, translating to MNATHLLKRLLGTVPLLLGVSLLLFGVLHLAPGGPLDVYADNPSVSPEALAQMRTAFGLDQPLPVQYVSWVTAFFTGEWGYSIRTARPVTQEIAERIGPTLILGGTSFVLSLLIALPLGIVSAVRRYSGVDYLITFLSFLGVSMPVFWLALMLQLLFAVQWRLLPSAGIQTIGSDSVLDLIHHLILPACILAFASVAGWSRYMRSSMVEVLGQDYVRTARAKGLTAGRVVVHHALRNALIPIITVVALDFATILSGAVITETIFAWPGIGRLFIESMNGRDYPVLMALMMAGSFALILSNLLADLAYAAVDPRIRYE from the coding sequence GTGAACGCGACGCACCTCCTCAAACGCCTGCTGGGCACGGTGCCCCTGCTGCTCGGCGTCTCGCTGCTGCTGTTCGGCGTGCTGCACCTCGCGCCCGGTGGGCCGCTCGACGTGTACGCCGACAACCCCTCGGTGAGTCCCGAGGCGCTGGCGCAGATGCGCACGGCCTTTGGGCTCGACCAGCCGCTGCCGGTGCAGTACGTGTCGTGGGTCACGGCGTTCTTCACCGGCGAGTGGGGCTATTCCATCCGCACGGCGCGGCCGGTCACGCAGGAGATCGCCGAGCGCATCGGGCCGACCCTGATCCTGGGCGGCACCAGCTTCGTGCTGTCGCTGCTGATCGCGCTGCCGCTGGGTATCGTGAGCGCTGTGCGCCGGTACAGCGGCGTGGACTACCTCATCACCTTCCTGTCGTTCCTGGGCGTGAGCATGCCGGTGTTCTGGCTGGCGCTGATGCTGCAACTGCTGTTCGCCGTGCAGTGGCGCCTCCTGCCCTCGGCTGGCATCCAGACCATCGGCAGCGACTCGGTGCTCGACCTGATCCACCACCTGATCCTCCCCGCGTGCATCCTGGCCTTCGCGTCGGTCGCCGGCTGGAGCCGCTACATGCGCTCGAGCATGGTCGAGGTGCTGGGCCAGGACTACGTCCGCACCGCCCGCGCCAAGGGCCTGACCGCCGGCCGGGTCGTGGTGCACCACGCCCTGCGCAACGCCCTGATTCCGATCATCACGGTGGTCGCGCTGGACTTTGCCACCATCCTGTCGGGCGCCGTGATCACCGAGACGATCTTCGCGTGGCCCGGCATCGGGCGGCTCTTCATCGAGAGCATGAACGGCCGCGACTACCCGGTGCTGATGGCGCTGATGATGGCCGGTTCCTTCGCCCTGATCCTCAGCAACCTGCTCGCGGACCTCGCGTACGCGGCGGTCGATCCCAGGATCCGTTATGAGTGA
- a CDS encoding peptide ABC transporter substrate-binding protein — MSRNIRFTHSASRNALRTLTATAILLGGMAAAQQRGGTLTVGLGYDIDTLNVYSTGFLGDVQAAVVEGLVAPDAKANYVPVLATQVPTVRNGGIKIAPDGKSMTVTYRLRSGVKWSDGEPLTSADVKFTWEAVKNPKFIAESKDGTEDIASIDTPNATTVVVNYKRVAPDFMSTLFTFGILPKHTLDGKDLNTDTYNEKPLGTGPFKVKEFKRGQYVILERNPYYWRKDSKGVQLPYLDGMVFKIIPDSNTLVTQLRTGEVQLAYGIPYSQVTQLDNVPGLKVVKNSVLSWQHLDFNLKTIDAFKDPNVRKAFAYALNKSAVSKALGGYPTPINTVVVPVFSYTNPAVPKYDYNLARAQQLLDAAGWKVGSDGIRVKDGKRMSFKIMAQAGRSTDEDAEQVIIASLKQAGIELQPDNKSGVAFRDARYKGNYDLFYGGWITSADPTYSVFFGSKGVNNGQGYASAKIDAILARAESTLDPAQRTAALREFQTELMTDLPSIPVTSNPSMIAVTEKLGGFVPNPTNMTNFVNTSGWYLNK, encoded by the coding sequence ATGTCCCGGAACATCCGTTTCACGCATTCCGCATCCCGAAATGCCCTGCGCACCCTCACCGCGACTGCCATTCTGCTGGGCGGAATGGCGGCGGCGCAGCAGCGCGGCGGCACCCTCACCGTCGGCCTGGGCTACGACATCGACACCCTGAACGTGTACTCCACCGGCTTCCTCGGTGACGTCCAGGCCGCGGTGGTCGAGGGTCTGGTCGCGCCCGACGCCAAGGCGAACTACGTGCCGGTGCTCGCCACCCAGGTGCCCACCGTGCGCAACGGCGGTATCAAGATCGCGCCGGACGGCAAGAGCATGACCGTCACGTACCGCCTGCGGAGCGGCGTGAAGTGGTCCGACGGCGAGCCCCTGACCTCCGCCGACGTGAAGTTCACGTGGGAAGCGGTCAAGAACCCCAAGTTCATCGCGGAGAGCAAGGACGGCACCGAGGACATCGCCTCGATCGACACGCCCAACGCCACCACCGTGGTCGTGAACTACAAGCGCGTGGCGCCGGATTTCATGAGCACGCTGTTCACCTTCGGCATCCTGCCCAAGCACACGCTCGACGGCAAGGACCTGAACACCGACACCTACAACGAAAAGCCCCTGGGTACCGGGCCGTTCAAGGTCAAGGAATTCAAGCGCGGCCAGTACGTGATCCTGGAGCGCAACCCGTACTACTGGCGCAAGGACAGCAAGGGCGTGCAGCTCCCGTACCTCGACGGCATGGTCTTCAAGATCATCCCCGACAGCAACACCCTGGTCACGCAGCTGCGGACCGGCGAAGTGCAGCTCGCGTACGGCATTCCGTACTCGCAGGTCACGCAGCTCGACAACGTGCCCGGCCTGAAGGTCGTCAAGAACAGCGTCCTGAGCTGGCAGCACCTGGACTTCAACCTCAAGACCATCGACGCGTTCAAGGACCCCAACGTCCGCAAGGCCTTCGCGTACGCGCTGAACAAGTCGGCGGTCAGCAAGGCGCTGGGCGGCTACCCCACGCCCATCAACACGGTGGTCGTGCCGGTGTTCTCGTACACCAACCCGGCCGTGCCCAAGTATGACTACAACCTCGCGCGCGCCCAGCAGCTGCTCGACGCCGCCGGCTGGAAGGTCGGCTCCGACGGCATCCGCGTCAAGGACGGCAAGCGCATGAGCTTCAAGATCATGGCCCAGGCCGGACGCTCCACCGACGAGGACGCCGAGCAGGTCATCATCGCGTCGCTCAAGCAGGCCGGCATCGAACTCCAGCCCGACAACAAGTCCGGCGTGGCGTTCCGCGACGCGCGCTACAAGGGCAACTACGACCTGTTCTACGGCGGCTGGATCACGTCGGCCGACCCCACCTACAGCGTGTTCTTCGGCTCCAAGGGCGTGAACAACGGCCAGGGCTACGCCAGCGCCAAGATCGACGCGATCCTGGCCCGCGCCGAGAGCACCCTCGACCCGGCGCAGCGCACCGCCGCCCTGCGCGAGTTCCAGACCGAACTCATGACGGACCTGCCCAGCATTCCCGTGACCAGCAACCCCTCGATGATCGCCGTGACCGAGAAACTGGGCGGCTTCGTGCCCAACCCGACGAACATGACCAACTTCGTGAACACCAGCGGCTGGTACCTGAACAAGTAG
- a CDS encoding IclR family transcriptional regulator: protein MSENVQSIERALTLINAIVDAQRPLSIAELSQAAGLAPSTIHRIVQTLAANGYIHQDHASKRYDIGPEIVEISRALYLRYDLVRRVRPYLQDLVDLTGETAHLAELYGTGAMYLSQLEPLSMVRMFTTPGSIAPLYCSDVGKLFLADLPPARVADIIQKTGLRPRTPHTITSVGDLEAALQVVREQGYAEDDEEREIGVRCLSAPILNGAGKVIAAVGIAGSSGRLLKERVPELATYVRQVADRAATELILQPQSEPEAHGS from the coding sequence ATGAGCGAAAACGTCCAGAGCATCGAGCGGGCCCTGACCCTGATCAACGCCATCGTGGACGCGCAGCGCCCGCTGAGCATCGCCGAACTCTCGCAGGCGGCCGGGCTCGCGCCCAGCACCATCCACCGCATCGTGCAGACCCTGGCCGCCAACGGCTACATCCACCAGGACCACGCCAGCAAGCGCTACGACATCGGCCCGGAGATCGTGGAGATCAGCCGCGCCCTGTACCTGCGCTACGACCTGGTGCGGCGCGTGCGGCCGTACCTGCAAGACCTCGTGGACCTCACCGGCGAGACCGCGCACCTGGCAGAGCTGTACGGCACCGGCGCCATGTACCTCAGCCAGCTCGAACCCCTGAGCATGGTGCGCATGTTCACCACGCCGGGGTCGATTGCGCCGCTGTACTGCAGCGACGTGGGCAAGCTGTTCCTCGCGGACCTGCCCCCCGCCCGCGTGGCGGACATCATCCAGAAGACGGGTCTGCGCCCGCGCACGCCGCACACCATCACCAGCGTGGGCGACCTCGAGGCGGCCCTCCAGGTCGTGCGCGAGCAGGGCTACGCCGAGGACGACGAGGAGCGCGAGATCGGCGTGCGCTGCCTGTCGGCCCCGATCCTCAACGGCGCTGGCAAGGTCATCGCGGCTGTGGGGATCGCCGGCTCCAGCGGCCGGCTCCTCAAAGAACGCGTGCCGGAACTCGCCACCTACGTCCGGCAGGTGGCGGACCGCGCCGCGACCGAGCTGATCCTGCAACCCCAGTCCGAACCGGAGGCCCACGGCTCATGA